The Anguilla rostrata isolate EN2019 chromosome 18, ASM1855537v3, whole genome shotgun sequence genome has a window encoding:
- the fgf8a gene encoding fibroblast growth factor 8, which yields MRLIPSRLSYLFLHFFAFCYYAQVTIQSPPNFTQHVSEQSRVTDRVSRRLIRTYQLYSRTSGKHVQVLGNKKINAMADDGDVHAKLIVETDTFGSRVRIKGAETGYYICMNKRGKLIGKRNGQGKDCIFTEIVLENNYTALQNARYEGWYMAFTRRGRPRKGSKTRQHQREVHFMKRLPRGQHAAEHRPFDFINYPFNRRTKRTRYSGEH from the exons ATGAGGCTGATTCCATCAAGACTGAGCTATCT gttCCTCCACTTCTTTGCTTTTTGCTACTATGCTCAG GTAACCATTCAGTCCCCGCCTAATTTTACACAGCATGTGAGCGAGCAGAGTAGAGTCACGGACCGGGTGAGCCGCAGGTTAATTCGAACCTACCAGCTTTACAGCAGAACGAGCGGCAAGCACGTGCAAGTTCTTGGAAACAAGAAAATCAATGCCATGGCCGACGACGGAGATGTGCACG CCAAACTCATAGTGGAAACGGACACGTTTGGGAGCCGCGTCCGAATTAAAGGCGCAGAGACCGGATACTACATCTGCATGAACAAGAGAGGGAAACTGATCGGCAAG agAAACGGACAGGGGAAGGACTGCATCTTCACGGAGATCGTGCTGGAGAACAACTACACGGCGCTGCAGAACGCGCGGTACGAGGGCTGGTACATGGCCTTCACGCGCCGCGGAAGGCCCCGGAAGGGCTCCAAGACGCGGCAGCACCAGCGCGAGGTGCACTTCATGAAGCGGCTGCCCCGCGGCCAGCACGCCGCCGAGCACCGGCCCTTCGACTTCATCAACTACCCCTTCAACCGGAGGACTAAACGCACCCGCTACTCCGGGGAGCACTGA